A window of Solanum stenotomum isolate F172 chromosome 3, ASM1918654v1, whole genome shotgun sequence contains these coding sequences:
- the LOC125859163 gene encoding uncharacterized protein LOC125859163: MSNLSKLEFVALDISGKNYLSWVLDAEIHLTAKGLGDCIIEGNKASSQDKAKAMIFLHHHLDESMKVEYLTAKDPLELWIGLKGRYDHLKATVLPRARYEWMHLRFQDYKTHNDLLMKNHEARSTRSAPLPEAHGVEAHDQSEIRQNNRDHDNVRRRGKGKKRYNNRRGGGHNKKENNMGSQNNLSKGKGDHCHCCGLKGHWKNECWAPEHFIRLYQNFFKRKGNKGGASSSNARVESHLTLKNDAQAGSSQKYDENVEANLALKDDAFDELDDITHLEVEDFFGDHN, encoded by the exons atgTCGAATTTGTCAAAGCTTGAATTTGTGGCACTTGACATTTCTGGAAAGAACTATTTGTCATGGGTACTTGATGCTGAAATTCACCTTACCGCTAAGGGTCTTGGTGATTGTATAATCGAAGGAAATAAGGCATCAAGTCAGGATAAAGCGAAAGCTATGATTTTCCTTCATCATCATCTTGATGAAAGCATGAAGGTTGAATACTTAACAGCGAAAGATCCACTTGAATTGTGGATAGGTTTGAAAGGGAGGTATGACCACCTCAAGGCAACTGTATTGCCAAGGGCTCGTTATGAGTGGATGCACTTACGGTTTCAAGATTATAAAACT CATAATGaccttttaatgaaaaatcatgaaGCCCGTTCCACTAGAAGTGCTCCATTACCGGAGGCCCATGGGGTAGAAGCACACGACCAGTCtgaaataagacaaaataatcGGGACCATGATAATGTGCGTAGACGTGGCAAAGGCAAAAAACGATATAATAATCGTCGAGGTGGTGGTCATAACAAAAAGGAGAACAATATGGGTTCTCAAAATAATCTTTCAAAAGGCAAGGGCGATCACTGTCATTGTTGTGGCCTTAAAGGTCACTGGAAAAATGAATGTTGGGCACCTGAGCATTTTATCAGGCTGTatcaaaatttctttaaaagGAAAGGGAATAAAGGTGGTGCCTCCTCTTCTAATGCCCGAGTGGAGTCacatttgactctaaaaaatgATGCTCAGGCAGGTTCTTCTCAAAAATACGATGAGAATGTTGAGGCGAATTTAGCATTGAAAGATGATGCTTTTGATGAGCTCGATGATATTACTCATTTAGAAGTTGAGGACTTCTTTGGGGATCACAATTGA
- the LOC125860503 gene encoding coniferyl alcohol acyltransferase-like, producing the protein MNPKKNFNVRVNKSEVVAAVLPMQEHWLPLSNLDLLLPPLEVGVMFCYLNPIIVSEKININFEFNSIVKILKTCLAETLVSYYAFSGEIVKNSAGEPELLCNNGGVSFIEAFGDVELKEINFYNPDESIEGKFVPKKKHGVLAIQVTQLKCGGIILGCTFDHRVADAYSANLFLVSWSELAQCKPLSQLPSFRRSSLFPRHPGYYDDSIDDLYVPISTLPPTKPEILNPKDQVISRIYYVTGDKIEHLQSLANCHDQKGMKSQRSKLESFSAFLWKTIACGIDRETSGFNNFRFGIVVDGRTRLISTNVDDNNQDKSLKGYFGNVLSIPFGERKIEDLKVKSLNWVANVVHEFLDIAKTQEHFLGLIDWVEAHRHEPSMAKIYAMNGDGPAVVVSSGQHFPAKKINFGWGQPAFWTYHFPWAGKAGYVMPMPSPKGNGDWIVYMHLLKWQMELIEASPSHMFEPVTANYLNLI; encoded by the exons ATGAATCCCAAAAAAAACTTCAATGTGAGAGTGAACAAGAGTGAAGTAGTAGCAGCAGTGTTGCCAATGCAAGAACATTGGCTACCATTATCTAATCTTGATTTACTCTTACCTCCATTGGAGGTCGGAGTTATGTTCTGCTATCTAAATCCCATTATAGTTTCGgagaaaattaatataaattttgaatttaactCAATCGTAAAAATACTCAAAACATGTTTGGCTGAAACATTAGTATCTTACTATGCATTTTCTGGAGAAATTGTTAAAAATTCAGCGGGAGAACCGGAGCTTCTTTGCAATAATGGTGGTGTTTCTTTTATTGAAGCTTTTGGTGATGTTGAGCTTAAAGagattaatttttataatcCAGATGAAAGTATTGAGGGAAAATTTGTTCCTAAAAAGAAGCATGGTGTTCTTGCTATTCAG GTTACACAACTCAAATGTGGAGGAATAATTTTGGGTTGCACATTTGATCATAGAGTTGCTGATGCATACTCAGCCAACTTGTTTCTTGTGTCATGGTCTGAATTAGCTCAATGCAAGCCACTCTCTCAGCTCCCATCATTTCGACGATCGTCCCTTTTTCCTCGACATCCTGGTTACTACGATGACTCGATTGATGACTTATATGTACCAATATCAACCCTACCTCCCACGAAACCTGAAATCCTTAACCCTAAGGATCAAGTCATTAGTAGAATTTACTATGTCACTGGTGACAAAATTGAGCACCTTCAATCACTAGCCAATTGTCATGATCAAAAAGGCATGAAGTCCCAGAGGTCTAAACTTGAATCATTCAGTGCTTTTCTGTGGAAAACTATTGCATGTGGAATTGATAGAGAAACGTCGGGTTTCAACAATTTTAGGTTTGGTATTGTGGTCGATGGTCGAACTAGATTGATAAGTACTAATGTAGATGATAATAATCAAGATAAGTCGCTAAAAGGTTATTTTGGTAATGTTCTCTCCATCCCATTTGGGGAGAGAAAAATTGAGGATCTAAAAGTTAAGTCGTTGAATTGGGTGGCAAATGTAGTCCATGAATTTCTTGATATCGCGAAAACACAAGAGCATTTTCTTGGATTGATAGATTGGGTTGAGGCGCATCGCCATGAACCATCCATGGCAAAAATATATGCCATGAATGGTGATGGACCCGCGGTGGTAGTGTCATCGGGGCAACATTTTCCTGCGAAAAAGATTAATTTCGGATGGGGTCAGCCAGCCTTCTGGACGTATCATTTTCCGTGGGCCGGAAAAGCGGGATATGTGATGCCAATgccaagccctaaaggaaaTGGAGATTGGATTGTGTATATGCATCTCTTGAAATGGCAAATGGAACTTATTGAGGCTTCTCCATCCCACATGTTTGAACCCGTGACTGCAAATTATCTCAATTTGATTTGA